The following proteins come from a genomic window of Leptospira neocaledonica:
- the gatA gene encoding Asp-tRNA(Asn)/Glu-tRNA(Gln) amidotransferase subunit GatA, producing the protein MKELWKLKYSDIKKGLNSGEFTPTDLIQSLIARIEAEDSKIKAFLSWEKESIVRAAAESTERRKSGKPLSEFDGIPIGVKDNICIENTITSCASKILENYRSPFHATAIEKLLAKGFVLIPRANMDEFAMGSSTENSAYQVTKNPFDTARIPGGSSGGSAAAVAASFVPVALGSDTGGSVRQPASLCGIYGLKPTYGTVSRYGLVAYASSLDQIGPLSKDIDGIIDVYSVISGKDQRDATSKNIPAFDPSKVKELPWKGLRIGKMKITSEIEPDIAKVYESLLAELESKGAQLVDLDFSLLSNSIPIYYIIATAECSSNLSRFDGIRFGQRKDPSGKLEDLYVTSRSEGFGKEVQRRILLGTFSLSAGYYDAYYGRAQKARVLIKKEYEGYFSKVDLILQPTSPTTAFKVGEKTSDPIQMYKADILTTSVNLAGVPAMSVPIGKDSNGLPIGLQITAPALHEDKIFGFAKMISDWASKVELPETIK; encoded by the coding sequence ATGAAAGAACTTTGGAAATTAAAATATTCTGATATTAAAAAAGGCTTAAATTCGGGAGAGTTTACTCCTACCGATCTGATCCAATCTTTAATCGCTCGTATCGAAGCAGAAGATTCCAAAATTAAGGCGTTTCTTTCCTGGGAAAAGGAAAGTATCGTCAGGGCAGCCGCAGAAAGTACTGAAAGAAGAAAATCAGGTAAACCTCTTTCCGAGTTCGACGGTATTCCAATAGGAGTGAAGGATAATATTTGTATCGAGAATACAATCACTTCTTGCGCTTCTAAAATTTTAGAAAACTATCGTTCTCCATTTCATGCGACTGCTATCGAAAAACTTTTAGCGAAAGGTTTTGTTCTTATTCCAAGAGCAAATATGGATGAGTTTGCAATGGGTTCTTCCACTGAGAATTCTGCTTATCAGGTCACTAAAAATCCGTTTGATACAGCAAGGATCCCGGGTGGATCTTCCGGAGGATCTGCGGCTGCTGTTGCAGCATCTTTTGTTCCGGTAGCATTGGGTTCAGATACTGGAGGATCCGTTAGGCAGCCTGCATCTCTTTGCGGGATTTACGGTTTAAAACCTACTTATGGAACTGTTTCCAGATATGGGCTTGTGGCTTACGCTTCGAGCCTAGACCAGATTGGTCCGTTATCAAAGGATATAGATGGAATCATAGATGTGTATTCTGTGATCTCTGGTAAAGATCAGAGAGATGCTACTTCTAAAAATATTCCTGCATTCGATCCTTCTAAGGTAAAAGAACTTCCTTGGAAAGGTTTAAGAATAGGGAAGATGAAGATCACTTCTGAAATTGAACCTGATATTGCAAAAGTATACGAATCTCTTTTGGCAGAATTGGAATCCAAAGGTGCTCAACTTGTAGATCTGGATTTCTCTCTTCTTTCCAATTCAATTCCGATCTATTATATCATCGCAACTGCGGAATGTTCTTCTAATCTTTCCAGGTTCGATGGAATCCGTTTCGGACAAAGAAAAGATCCAAGCGGTAAACTGGAAGATTTATACGTAACAAGTAGAAGTGAAGGTTTCGGAAAAGAAGTCCAGAGAAGGATACTTCTTGGAACATTCTCCTTATCTGCGGGTTATTACGACGCATATTACGGTAGAGCTCAGAAAGCCAGAGTTCTGATCAAAAAAGAATATGAAGGTTATTTTTCCAAAGTTGATCTGATCCTTCAGCCTACATCTCCTACAACTGCGTTTAAAGTGGGTGAAAAAACTTCCGATCCGATCCAAATGTATAAGGCGGATATTCTTACAACTTCTGTGAACTTAGCTGGAGTTCCTGCCATGTCTGTTCCAATCGGAAAAGATTCTAATGGACTTCCTATCGGTTTGCAAATAACTGCTCCCGCCTTACACGAAGATAAAATATTCGGTTTTGCTAAAATGATTTCCGACTGGGCTTCTAAGGTGGAATTGCCCGAAACTATCAAATGA
- a CDS encoding undecaprenyl-diphosphate phosphatase: protein MNSYLNAIFRSVIEAITEFLPVSSTGHLFLFSSFYPFSEGADFDDLFDIFIQSGAILSVLVLYKEKFLDQGRSAVRYLLRKEENKEGFLFLIRVTIGFLPIMAAGFLFRGFLDKIKAREDILAILGGAWLIGGILILASEFWFQRNEKIKTSEPIGTKDAILIGIFQCLALVPGVSRSGATIVTARFLGKDTRSSAEFSFFVAVPVLFLAGAYKLFKHRAVLNWENLPILGLGFVLSFLLCFFVIKWFLKYLQSHSFTGFGWYRILLGISVLTFYKLVMQG, encoded by the coding sequence TTGAATTCATATCTAAACGCAATCTTCCGTAGCGTAATTGAAGCGATTACGGAATTCTTACCGGTGTCCTCCACAGGACACCTTTTCTTATTCTCCTCCTTCTATCCATTTTCGGAGGGAGCGGATTTCGACGACCTATTCGATATATTCATCCAAAGCGGTGCGATTCTGTCTGTTCTGGTATTATATAAGGAAAAGTTTTTAGATCAGGGAAGATCGGCAGTACGTTACCTTCTCCGCAAAGAAGAAAACAAAGAAGGATTCCTTTTCTTAATCAGAGTTACGATTGGATTTTTGCCGATTATGGCCGCTGGATTTTTGTTCAGGGGATTTTTAGATAAGATCAAGGCAAGAGAAGATATTTTGGCGATCTTAGGAGGAGCTTGGCTTATCGGAGGAATTCTTATCTTGGCATCTGAGTTCTGGTTCCAAAGAAATGAAAAGATTAAAACAAGTGAACCTATCGGAACAAAGGATGCGATTCTGATCGGTATTTTCCAATGTTTAGCTTTGGTCCCTGGTGTTTCCAGATCCGGAGCAACGATCGTAACCGCCAGATTTTTGGGAAAGGATACTAGAAGTTCCGCCGAATTTTCCTTCTTCGTTGCGGTTCCCGTGTTATTCCTGGCCGGAGCTTATAAACTATTCAAACATCGGGCAGTGTTAAATTGGGAGAATCTGCCGATTTTAGGTTTGGGTTTTGTTCTTTCCTTCCTACTTTGTTTTTTCGTAATCAAATGGTTCCTGAAATACTTGCAGTCCCATTCCTTTACCGGGTTCGGCTGGTATCGGATACTTCTTGGGATCTCAGTGCTTACCTTCTACAAATTAGTGATGCAGGGCTGA
- a CDS encoding LPS-assembly protein LptD — protein MRPWIRNCLFLLFLPSLLWGQPADLGPRGSAGDANSEDDTQRSVVKTRNRLLNKSIEVLSEREVDEQLENLGLSREGSIYTRRKRLKAALGEKEDNKPDFAALAGTTKKDLPMVIENAAEGELMRVDQTKGGVLVLRGRVRIKLRSGSLEAETISVDSDRQEVYAEGGIKFEDGRAKITGDKFIYDYKLDKGVVYNTKGTVAPAYFFGEKVKKLDDKRYMLEMGYFTSCNAEKPHYSFKVDKVVLYQDRTVVGTNVRFQVGGTTVFWLPFFYNNNLGNGWTTQAGKNNTQGLFIQNSLQWSTIPSWSWTPMGYKFRADFYEKTGQAFQMEMWRQSNNLNYLIDIGYANHKAYQITSGFEDRFANYGLGTSAVTNQVDKGNFWGTNIPNIGEDRDPWWKGRIFLNSKMNNTEKDVTRNLSVQYENFTNRLFEYEYGNRYQPSNSLQSLYTFRDVRYGYVRNNLEWKLDYTENRGDLSVNINMKRNMLFYNLSPLSKSGYFPTVDILPSVTIKNSSEIAKLPYFETPVYWDVYLTNTLMRFYGVPTQEKLKIPTSDGSYDNPNGDYKENLLRTQNFLQGETGFRTSMNFGSYVSLAPSVYYGAKKQSAQLPAGNADTVSTNFTSLERSLARDSYQYFRTNTNLRIGAPILFFNATYRKLEAEKPDLQDPILMKNRQHEMELSLESYALENFEVSLKTIRDLRTFSDEYQPQPTSQERWYYTVFRFAGYIDFLDGFSKRKRTLLERKRSFYTGLFFNNDFVYHTPLHRPLSNNFTLSYKMGGFRLPFLRYIRELEVGGTWYHIYYASMMDNYRIYAKASIDITREFGFEAEIDSRVTEPWRYTNQTDNYYYQRYILNTDPTSPFTSMNMNSTNFGQDIINGSGINGTQARQTTALNVNRAMAVLKYNLHTMNFRLGLSSDLRSVPGGITGASQVTFYDQSIFFSISLTDFSLGQEDSSQLSRIRLFRFRKRPLRTGYTEGVESE, from the coding sequence ATGCGCCCCTGGATCCGAAATTGTCTATTTTTGCTTTTTTTGCCTAGTCTATTATGGGGGCAACCGGCCGACCTAGGCCCTCGGGGTTCTGCAGGTGATGCGAACTCGGAAGACGATACCCAAAGGTCTGTTGTTAAGACCAGAAACCGCCTCTTAAACAAGTCCATCGAAGTTCTAAGCGAAAGAGAAGTGGATGAACAGTTGGAGAACCTGGGTCTTTCCAGAGAAGGTTCTATCTATACTAGACGTAAAAGATTAAAGGCCGCTTTAGGAGAGAAGGAAGATAATAAGCCCGACTTTGCCGCGTTAGCCGGAACAACTAAGAAAGATCTTCCCATGGTCATAGAGAATGCCGCCGAAGGGGAGCTCATGAGAGTGGATCAAACCAAGGGCGGAGTTTTGGTTTTAAGAGGTAGAGTTCGTATCAAACTTAGATCCGGAAGTTTGGAAGCAGAGACAATTTCGGTAGATTCGGACCGCCAAGAAGTTTATGCGGAAGGCGGGATTAAATTCGAAGATGGAAGAGCGAAAATCACCGGAGATAAATTCATCTATGACTATAAATTGGATAAGGGTGTGGTCTATAATACCAAAGGAACGGTCGCACCAGCATACTTCTTCGGAGAGAAAGTCAAAAAATTAGATGATAAACGTTACATGTTGGAGATGGGATATTTCACCTCATGTAATGCCGAGAAGCCTCATTATTCTTTTAAGGTTGATAAAGTTGTACTCTATCAAGATAGAACGGTTGTAGGAACTAACGTTCGATTCCAGGTAGGAGGTACGACAGTATTCTGGCTTCCATTCTTTTATAATAATAATTTAGGAAACGGTTGGACCACCCAAGCAGGTAAGAATAATACCCAAGGTTTATTCATCCAAAACTCCTTACAATGGTCCACGATCCCTTCTTGGTCCTGGACTCCAATGGGTTATAAGTTCCGAGCGGACTTCTATGAAAAAACGGGACAAGCCTTCCAGATGGAGATGTGGAGGCAAAGTAATAATCTAAACTATTTGATAGATATAGGTTACGCGAATCATAAAGCCTACCAGATTACTTCCGGTTTTGAGGATAGATTTGCAAATTACGGTCTCGGAACAAGTGCAGTCACTAACCAAGTAGATAAGGGAAATTTTTGGGGGACCAATATTCCGAATATCGGAGAGGATAGGGATCCTTGGTGGAAAGGCAGAATATTCTTAAATTCTAAAATGAATAATACGGAGAAGGACGTTACCCGAAACCTTTCCGTTCAATATGAGAATTTTACGAACCGTTTATTCGAATACGAATACGGGAATAGATATCAACCAAGCAATAGTTTGCAGTCCTTATATACATTCAGAGATGTTCGCTACGGTTACGTTCGGAATAACCTGGAATGGAAATTGGATTATACCGAGAATAGGGGAGATCTTTCGGTTAATATCAACATGAAGAGAAATATGCTCTTCTATAACCTTTCTCCTTTATCCAAATCGGGTTATTTCCCTACAGTGGATATTCTTCCTTCTGTTACGATCAAAAACAGTTCTGAAATCGCTAAACTTCCTTATTTCGAAACTCCGGTATATTGGGACGTATATTTAACGAATACATTGATGAGATTCTACGGCGTTCCTACCCAAGAAAAACTGAAAATTCCTACTTCCGATGGAAGTTACGATAATCCGAACGGGGACTATAAAGAAAATCTTCTTAGGACTCAGAACTTCTTACAGGGAGAGACAGGATTTAGAACTTCTATGAATTTTGGAAGTTACGTGTCCTTGGCTCCGAGCGTTTATTACGGGGCTAAAAAACAATCCGCTCAATTACCTGCGGGAAATGCGGATACTGTTTCTACTAACTTTACTTCCTTGGAAAGAAGTTTGGCCAGGGACAGTTATCAATATTTTAGAACGAATACTAACTTAAGAATTGGTGCTCCTATATTATTTTTTAATGCAACATACCGTAAGTTAGAAGCGGAGAAGCCCGATTTGCAAGATCCTATTCTCATGAAAAATCGCCAGCATGAGATGGAACTTTCTTTGGAAAGTTATGCCTTGGAAAATTTCGAAGTTTCTCTTAAAACTATCCGAGATCTTAGAACCTTTTCGGACGAATACCAACCTCAGCCTACGAGCCAGGAAAGATGGTATTATACAGTATTCCGTTTTGCAGGTTATATAGATTTCTTGGATGGATTCAGTAAAAGAAAGAGAACGCTTTTGGAGAGAAAAAGAAGTTTTTATACGGGACTTTTTTTCAATAATGATTTTGTATATCATACTCCCTTACATCGTCCTTTGTCCAATAACTTCACTCTATCGTATAAAATGGGAGGATTTAGACTTCCTTTCTTAAGATATATTCGTGAGTTAGAAGTTGGGGGAACCTGGTATCATATTTATTACGCTTCTATGATGGACAATTATAGAATCTACGCTAAAGCAAGTATCGATATCACTAGAGAATTCGGATTTGAGGCGGAAATCGATTCAAGGGTGACTGAACCTTGGAGATACACTAATCAAACGGATAATTATTATTACCAAAGATATATTTTGAATACGGACCCTACTTCTCCGTTCACTTCTATGAATATGAACTCAACGAATTTCGGCCAGGATATCATCAACGGTTCGGGGATAAACGGTACTCAGGCAAGACAAACTACCGCTCTGAATGTTAACCGTGCAATGGCCGTCTTAAAATATAATCTGCATACGATGAATTTCAGATTGGGTCTAAGTAGTGATCTTAGATCCGTACCTGGGGGAATAACTGGAGCAAGCCAAGTGACTTTTTACGACCAGTCCATTTTCTTCTCCATATCTCTAACGGATTTCAGTCTAGGCCAGGAAGATTCTTCCCAACTTTCCAGGATCCGTCTGTTCAGATTTAGAAAACGTCCTCTGCGGACAGGTTATACGGAAGGAGTCGAGTCGGAATAA
- a CDS encoding lipoprotein LipL31, with protein MKRLYISLTLLLSFFLFAYCGDGTPVIESIDGNKITTASFESALDVALDSLSRTQNIEKKNVIRFLFTEEESKVPQAFLQLRPEFKKRKFFDRYHEMMVVKAAADKSGFSKRSDIKEILKFQEMQMIYGMYIAEQIESRIKITEQELNQGCQELRAKYKQAESLTLEQCYDAARAQIKGRKSEEVYKSVLDRIKESVAIKHNDKFDLEKYLEKEFTIPGANKEEAPKAEETKAPEATTPTTAPEATK; from the coding sequence ATGAAAAGGCTATATATCTCCCTCACTTTACTCTTATCTTTTTTCTTATTCGCTTATTGTGGAGACGGTACTCCGGTCATCGAATCCATCGATGGCAATAAGATCACTACTGCAAGTTTTGAAAGCGCTTTGGATGTCGCTTTGGATTCTTTAAGCCGTACACAAAACATTGAAAAAAAGAATGTTATTAGATTCCTTTTCACAGAAGAGGAAAGCAAAGTCCCTCAAGCTTTCTTACAACTAAGACCTGAATTTAAAAAGAGAAAGTTTTTCGATCGTTATCATGAGATGATGGTTGTAAAAGCTGCCGCTGACAAAAGTGGTTTCAGCAAAAGATCCGATATTAAAGAAATTTTAAAATTCCAAGAGATGCAGATGATCTATGGAATGTACATCGCTGAGCAGATCGAATCCAGAATTAAAATTACCGAGCAAGAGTTGAACCAAGGTTGCCAAGAACTCCGTGCTAAATATAAACAAGCGGAGTCTTTAACTCTGGAACAATGTTATGATGCAGCAAGAGCTCAGATTAAAGGAAGAAAATCGGAAGAAGTTTATAAATCGGTTCTAGACAGAATTAAAGAATCTGTCGCTATTAAACATAACGATAAATTCGATCTGGAAAAATATCTGGAGAAAGAATTCACCATTCCTGGAGCAAATAAGGAAGAGGCGCCTAAGGCCGAGGAAACCAAGGCACCGGAGGCTACTACTCCTACAACAGCGCCAGAAGCTACTAAGTAA
- the gatC gene encoding Asp-tRNA(Asn)/Glu-tRNA(Gln) amidotransferase subunit GatC, with translation MNLNEESLQKIAELSRLKIDPKDIQNFLTDFNKVLNYVDTITELNVSSVSDEDLYPNEGNSLRADKAQEGLSRSQIESFAPSFQNGYFVVPKVIET, from the coding sequence GTGAACCTAAACGAAGAATCCCTTCAAAAAATCGCAGAGTTATCTAGGCTCAAAATAGATCCTAAGGATATCCAAAACTTCCTTACGGATTTTAATAAGGTCCTAAATTATGTGGATACGATCACAGAATTAAATGTGAGTTCCGTATCCGACGAGGACTTATATCCGAACGAAGGAAATTCACTTCGTGCAGATAAGGCACAAGAAGGATTGAGCCGTTCTCAGATAGAATCTTTCGCACCTAGCTTTCAAAACGGATACTTCGTAGTTCCGAAGGTGATCGAAACATGA
- the hisF gene encoding imidazole glycerol phosphate synthase subunit HisF, which translates to MSELAARIIPCLDIKDGRVVKGVNFVNLVDAGDPVESAVVYEKNLADELCFLDITASSDKRDILIHLVEAVAERIFIPFTVGGGIRTLDDVKAVLEKGADKVSINTAAFQNPDLLRAAAEIYGSQCIVCAVDVKFHPDRQRYEVFLHGGRTETGRDALDWGQEAQERGAGEILLTSMDRDGTKKGFDIQLLKLFSSNLEIPIIASGGAGNPEHMVEAILRGKADAVLAASIFHFGEFTIRETKENMQEMGIKVRL; encoded by the coding sequence ATGAGTGAGCTTGCCGCGAGAATTATTCCCTGCCTAGACATCAAAGATGGTAGGGTAGTCAAGGGAGTGAATTTTGTAAACCTTGTGGATGCAGGTGATCCTGTGGAGTCCGCAGTAGTTTACGAAAAAAATCTCGCGGATGAGTTATGTTTCTTGGATATCACCGCTTCCAGCGATAAAAGGGATATCCTGATCCATTTGGTGGAAGCGGTTGCGGAAAGAATTTTTATTCCTTTCACCGTGGGTGGAGGAATTCGCACATTAGATGATGTGAAAGCTGTTTTGGAAAAGGGAGCAGACAAGGTCTCTATTAATACTGCAGCTTTCCAAAATCCGGACCTTCTCCGCGCGGCGGCAGAAATTTACGGCTCCCAATGTATTGTGTGTGCGGTGGATGTGAAATTTCATCCGGACAGACAGAGATACGAGGTATTCTTACATGGAGGAAGGACCGAAACCGGAAGAGATGCCTTAGATTGGGGACAAGAAGCTCAAGAAAGAGGAGCAGGAGAAATTTTGCTCACTTCCATGGATAGAGACGGAACCAAAAAAGGATTCGATATCCAACTTTTAAAATTATTTTCTTCTAATTTAGAAATTCCTATTATTGCAAGCGGTGGAGCCGGAAATCCGGAACATATGGTAGAAGCGATACTGAGAGGAAAGGCCGACGCAGTACTCGCCGCATCCATTTTCCATTTTGGTGAATTTACGATCAGAGAAACCAAAGAAAATATGCAGGAAATGGGAATTAAGGTCAGACTCTGA
- a CDS encoding undecaprenyl-phosphate glucose phosphotransferase: MLKERSQTFKLLFVFLDLIFSLGSCVFAFLLRFYVGDPTGIDRSYIDLESYFILGSVLSVSQVIVFLFIDLYHPRRGLSFLDEFLAIFGGVFLNLLFVLSMLFFFRGDFGSERFSRSFILVFAGTNIFSIGALHLLARQFLRYLRSKGYNLRRVLVIGTRETAARFADSVQRHQIYGYQIIGYVSSGNSKAIRKEMQVVGKTNKIEKVLSEIKPDLVVYALNNAEGDCLETVLDACDTEGIDLKVIPGFQEFIKAKGRVDEMDGLPVISIRNIPVRLGYNRVIKRSFDILFSLFFITLFSPVFLIIAFLIKLSSRGPVFYYQERVGLDNKSFKMIKFRSMVVQTRSQSETTWTVQNDPRVTGIGKILRKTSLDEIPQFFNVLLGDMSVVGPRPERPHFVEKFKTDHRHYMRRHAVKAGITGLAQVQGLRGDTSIDDRIDADIYYIENWSLWLDIKIILLTPLKGVMDKNAY; the protein is encoded by the coding sequence ATGCTGAAAGAAAGAAGCCAAACTTTTAAATTATTATTCGTCTTTTTAGACCTAATCTTCTCTTTGGGAAGTTGTGTCTTCGCGTTCCTTCTTCGTTTTTACGTAGGAGATCCTACAGGAATAGATAGATCTTATATTGATCTTGAAAGTTATTTTATATTAGGTTCCGTTCTCTCCGTTTCTCAAGTAATCGTCTTCTTATTCATAGATTTATATCATCCCAGAAGGGGATTGTCCTTCCTGGACGAGTTCCTTGCGATTTTCGGGGGAGTGTTCTTAAATTTACTTTTCGTATTGTCTATGTTATTCTTCTTCCGAGGTGATTTCGGAAGCGAAAGATTCTCTCGTTCTTTCATTTTAGTTTTTGCAGGAACAAATATTTTTTCGATTGGTGCTCTTCACCTTCTCGCCCGCCAATTTTTAAGATATCTCAGAAGTAAAGGATACAATTTACGTAGAGTTCTTGTGATAGGGACAAGAGAGACTGCCGCTCGTTTTGCGGATTCAGTCCAAAGACATCAGATCTACGGATACCAAATCATAGGTTATGTGAGTTCTGGAAACTCCAAGGCAATCCGTAAAGAGATGCAAGTTGTCGGAAAGACTAACAAGATAGAGAAGGTTTTGTCTGAGATAAAACCCGACCTAGTAGTTTATGCCCTGAATAACGCAGAAGGCGATTGCCTGGAAACTGTTTTGGATGCATGTGATACGGAAGGTATCGATCTAAAAGTAATACCTGGTTTCCAAGAATTCATCAAGGCAAAAGGAAGAGTGGATGAGATGGACGGTCTTCCGGTTATTTCTATCCGAAATATTCCTGTTCGCCTTGGCTATAACCGAGTTATCAAAAGAAGTTTTGATATTCTATTTTCTCTTTTCTTCATTACTCTTTTTTCGCCTGTGTTTCTGATCATCGCATTTCTGATCAAATTAAGCTCCAGGGGGCCGGTATTTTATTACCAGGAAAGAGTGGGCTTGGACAATAAAAGTTTCAAAATGATCAAGTTTAGAAGTATGGTAGTCCAAACAAGGTCCCAATCTGAGACTACGTGGACAGTCCAGAATGATCCGAGGGTGACTGGGATTGGCAAGATACTACGTAAGACCTCCCTTGACGAAATACCTCAGTTTTTTAATGTGCTTTTAGGAGATATGTCCGTAGTGGGTCCAAGACCCGAAAGACCTCATTTTGTCGAAAAATTCAAAACGGATCATAGACATTATATGAGAAGGCATGCGGTCAAGGCTGGGATCACCGGTCTTGCGCAAGTGCAGGGTCTGAGAGGAGACACTTCTATCGATGATAGAATTGATGCGGATATCTACTATATAGAAAACTGGTCTCTTTGGTTAGATATTAAAATCATCCTGCTTACACCTTTAAAAGGTGTGATGGATAAGAACGCCTATTAA